The segment TGTCCATTTTCAGTAACAAGAACATCATCTTCAATTCTTGCACCACCAAGTCCTTCGATGTAAATACCAGGTTCAACAGTAATAACCATTCCAGGTTCTAAAACAAAATTAGAAGTTGCACCAACATTTGGATATTCGTGCACATCAATTCCTAATCCATGACCTGTTGAGTGAACAAAGTATTTCCCATACCCTTTTTCTGCAATGTAATCACGGCAAATTTTGTCAATTTCACTTGTTTTAATACCAGGACGAACTGCTTTTCTACCAGCTGCAGCCGCCTCTTTTACAATATTAAGAATTTCGACCATTTTAGGATCTTTAGCATTTTCTTCTCCGCCTAAAATAATTGTTCTTGTAATATCAGCTGTATATCCGTTATATTCACCACCAAAGTCTACTTTTAATAAAGTGTTGTTTTCAATAACTTTATCAGTTGGATGATGGTGTGGTTCAGCACTATTTGCACCTGTTGCAATAATTTCTGTGAACCCTTCTTTTTGACATCCATTAAGTTTTAATTGGTAATTTAAATAAGCTGCTGCTTCTTTTTCAGTTACACCAGGTTTTAATCACTCCATAAGTTTGTCATAAGCTTTTAATGAGATATTAATAGCTTTTTGAAGTGTTTCAATTTCTTTTTCATCTTTCACAATTCTAAGTTCTTGTGCATCTACTCAGTGAATTTGTACATCTTTACCTGTGTAGTATAAAATACGATCTTGCACTTGTTTTACTAAATAGTTATTGTCAAGAGCAATTTTCTTAAATCCTTTTTTAGCAAATCATTCCTTTGTAGAATTACCTTGCATTAACACAATATCAACGTTTTTAGCGTGATTTTGTGCGTATTCAATATACCTTCCATCTACGAATAATGTAGCTTTATCTTTTTCTATAACAATTAAACCATCTGAGGTTTGAACACCAGCAAATCATAATCTAGTTTGTGGAGCTTCAGAAATATAAGCATCTACGCTATGCTCTGTAAAAAGCTTGTCTAATCTTGAACGATTCATTTTTCCTCTTTTCTAATATCATTAATTTAATAATATTATACATAATATTATTAAAAGCATTTTTAAGGGCAAGAAAAAACGTAAGACTAAATAGTCTTACGCAAACTAACTAAGTTTTATTTTTCTTCTTTTTTCTTATTTAAGAATTTAGCAAGTAATAAAATTAGCATTAATAATGTACCTGCTAAGCAAGCTGAAAGAATAGCAACTAAAATATTTCTATTTCTGTGTTCTGCAGCTAACTGTTCTTTTAATGTATCTTTTTCTTTTGAAAGTGATGCATTTTTAGATTCTAAAGTAGCTAATTTTCCTTTTGATTCTTGAGCTCCAGTAAGATCGTTTTTAAGGCTTTCTATTTCTTGTTTTTGAAGGTGTAAAATTCTTCTAATTCCGTCTTTGGTGTCTTCATTATCAGCGATTCTTTCTTTTGAACCCATACCTTCTAAGATTTTGTTAATTTCAGCTTTTAAATCAGTTCCTTTTGTTTCCAGTGCAAGAACTTTATCTGTAGATGCTTTAAGATCGTTTATTAATTTTTGTTTTTCAGCATCTAATTCTTGAGCTTTAGTGTTAACTTTTCTTTAGTCTCTTTTAATTCATCATTTGCATCTACTCATTTACTTGAGAAGTCAACAGAAAGATTTTCTAAGTAAGCTGATGTAAAAGTGTAGTTACCTGGTTCATCTTCACTTTCTGCAAATAAGTCAAAAATTTCTGAATCAGTTCAACCTAATTTTTTTCTTTCAGTTTTTATTTCTTCGACATATTGCTCTTTTTTAGCTCTTTCTTCTTTTTGTTGAGTTTCTGTTTGTTTTAAAGATTCAAGTAATTTTTCGTATATTTCTTGTGTCTTACGTCTTTCTAACTGTTGTTCTTCTGTTAAATTTTCACCTTCTGTTGGTACAACTTTATATTTATCAACAACAGATGCTAAAGCTTTTGCTTTATCTAACTCTTTTTGTGCATCTGAATAAATACTAGTTGCAAAGCTAAAAGTCTGAACAAGTCTTTCTACTACACCTGCTTTTATAAATGCTGGAGCATCAGATAAATCTTTATATTCTTTTGCAGCTTCATCAAAAGATGTTTTCGCATATTCCATTTTCTGTTTTTGAAATTCGATGTATTTTGAATTTAATTCCACAATGTGATCAGATTGGAATTTTGTAAAAACTGGAGTTAATTGTGATTCAACAAGTCTATCAAAACTTGTTTTAGCTTGATCTATTTTCCCTCTCATTTCTGCAATCATTGCGTCTTCTTCAGTTGCTGGTGCAGCTGCTGAAATGGCCATTGCAGCAACCGGTGCTAACCCTGTAACTGACAATGCGCCTAAAAATAATTTTCTTTTTAACATTTTTCCTTCTCTCATACTTTTTTTATGTTTTACGATAAAAAATTTGTATTTATTAAATTTAAAATATGGTTACCTTTTTCAAAAATAAAGTGTTTTTATTGTATCCATATAATTAAATTATAGAACTATACAAATAATCTTGAAGTTTTTGCAATTTATATGAAAAAATATATTAATTTCACATAATAAATTTTAAATTTTTTGTTTTTAACTCTAAAAAAACAGTTTAACCTTTTGCGTCTATATTTCAGTACTAAAAATGTTATTTCTAAAAATAAAAAAAGATTTTGATTTTTTATAGTTTAATTTTATAAATTTGTAAAAAATAACAAAAGTTGATTTTAATTTCTAATTGAGCTCAAATATCGATAAAAAGGTGAATTTTTTAAAAAATAATGAAACTTAAAATATGGAAATTTTCCATAATTTGTTAAAATTCATTTTATGAAAAAACAAATTTCTTATAAAGATATATCAGAGATGGCGGGTGTATCAATATCAACTATTAGTAGATGTTACAATAATGGATATGTATCAAAGAAAACAAAAGAAAAAATTGAATCAGTAGTAAAACAACATAGATATTACCCAAATCATGGTGCTAGAATGATTAGAGGTAAAGATCACTCTGTTTTTGTTATTATGCCTGAATGAGAACAAAATGTCTCATTAGCAATTACTAGCGGTATTGTGCAAGCATGTAAGAAAAATGGAAGAAGAGTAAATACAACTTATACAGGTATTTCAACAGAAGAATATATTGAAACAATTAGATATATTCTTTCATGAAGACCTACTTCTATTGTTCTTTTTGTGGCTAATTATGATATTAAATTATTTGATTTTTTAAAGGACATTGATGATGTTTCAATTGTCGTATTTGGACACGAAGTGCCAGGGCTTAATTGAATCAAAGTAGATGAGAAAAAAGGTTTTGAAGAAGTTACTCTCAAATTCATTAGAGAAGTGCAAGATAAATCAAAAATCTTATTCCTTGCTGATAAGAAAATCAATTCACAGCAAATGCAAGAACGTTATGAAGGGTTTGTACAAAGCTGTGAAGCTTCAAATGTTGAATACATTAGAAAAGAAGTTAATACAAAAGATGGAAATGATCTTAACTCAATTATTCGTTTCATTAGAGCTGAGGGCATATCTAATGTAGTGTGTTCAAGTCATGAAATTTACATTGTGCTTGCAAACTTAGCTGGAAATAGCTTAAGATTAACTGACATTGGTTATAAATCAATTTACGATTACATCAAGCATTACAAAGCTAAAGTGTTTATTGATTACCCACTTATTGGCGTAGAAATTGAAAAGATGATTCTTTTAAACAATGTTGATGGAATTACACAAGAAAAGAAAATCAAAGCTAGAATAATTTAAAAAATGCTAATTAATAGCATTTTTATTATTTATATTATTAAAATTATGTAAGAAAGTAAAAAATGAAATTAACAAATTTTTTAAAAAAATATTTTAATTTGGAAATTCTATCTGACATTGTTTGATCTAATCCAGAAATTAACGAAAAATATGACAAAATCAAAAACGAAATTAAATTTGCTAAATTAAGTTATGCTTGTTTAATTGTTTTTGTATGTTCGATTTCGTTTGCGTCTTTATTTAACTTAAATAGTTTAGGATCATTTGGAAAAAGTTTAGTGTTTATTGGACAAATCTTATCATTTTTCGTCTTTTGCTTTGATTATTGTGCACACTTAATTACGTATCGTTTTAAAGTTACTAGCCCATTAAAAATTAAGTACTCGCTTTTATTTTTCCCAATTAGTTTTATTGGAATCTTGCTTCTGCTTTGTGTGTTCAGTTCAGTGCACGCTCTATCCTTAATTGGTGTTAATATGGATGGAAAAGGATTCTTTGGAGTCCTAAAAGGACTTAACATTTTAAAGATTTTTAGAATCTTTTTAGTGTTTAAGCTTATTGCTCCATTTAGAATCATTATTAATGTATTTGAAAAACAAAGAAAACTTCTTACTTACATTTTCCTTTTTATTATTATTTTAATTATCCTTTTTGGACTTATTATTTGAAATAATGAACTTGAGTATGTAAATCAATTACGTGAGAATTTCTTAGATGATAATGTAAAATCACAAAATAACACAATCTTTATTTTTGCAAATAAAGAATTTGCTAATAAAGAAGCTGCAATTGAAGCGGCTAAAAACTCTGCTGATTATCAAGCAATTGGAGCTGGATATATTGATAATTTTATAGATGCTATTTACTTTTCAACAATTACTTTAACAACTATTGGTTATGGAGATTTTTCACCACATGCACCAATTTCAAAAGCATTAGTAAGTGTTATGGCTCTTTTAGGGCTAGCTATTATTGCAATTCCTTCCGGGATCATCGCTGGTTCTTTCTTAACAGATATTCAAAGTCATTTACAAAACAAAAAACCAAGCAAGCTTTTTGGTAGAAAAAATAAAGAAGAGCCCAAAGAAGAAAATAAAGAAATTCAAATAAAAGAAAAGGAAGAACAAAAAAATGATTAAATTAGGAAGCCACGTTTCATTTAAAAAACCTGATTATCTTCACGGTGCAGCTGCTGAAAGTTATTCAAATAAAGCTAATACAATGATGATTTATTTAGGGGCTCCACAAACATCAAAAAGAGTGGATACTTCAGAATATCAGTTAGATAAATATGAAGAACTTTTTGAAAAGTATATTGCAAAAGAAGATATTATTGTGCATGCACCTTATATTGTTAATCCAGCTAACCCTGAAAAAACTACCTTTGCATGTAATTTCTTAATTGAAGAAATTCAAAGAATGAACTATATTGGTGCTAAATATTTAGTATTACACCCAGGAGCATATACAGTATTTTCACCTCAAGAAGGTCTTGATACTCTAATTGAAAACCTTCAATATATTTTAGAAAATACCAAAGATGTTGTTATTTGCATCGAAACAATGAGCGGTAAAGGAACTGAAATTGGTATTGACTTTGAGCAAATGAGATATGTTTTAGACTGAATTAATAATGATAGAGTTCAAATTTGTTTAGATACTTGTCATGTTTGAGATGCTGGATATGACATTAAAAATTACGAGAAATTTAAACAAGAATTAATTGAATGAGATTTACTTAAACACATCAAAGTTATCCATTTAAATGATTCAAAAAATGACAAAGGATCTCAAAAAGATCGCCACGAAAATATTGGTAAAGGAAAAATCGGACTTGAGACATTAAAAGCAATTGTGCATGATAAAGATTTTGACAATATCCCAATTATTTTAGAAACACCATGAAGCGATTTTGGACCAATTTACAAAGAAGAAATCGAATTATTACTTAAAAAATAGTGTTTATACAAAAAGTTGTAAATTATTAAACGAATTGTCACTCTTGTTTGTTTCTTTTAATATAATTATATTGAATTCTTAAGAATTCAACACAAGCAGTTTTGATATTAATTATTGAAATAAAATTCAAGTATTGAATTAACAAAATCAATTAATTGTGTATGTTAGTTTTTGGTTTTACAAATTCAATATTTGTGCTGCCGCACGGGCCTTCTTTTCTTTCGCAGAAAAGAAGCAAAAGAACTTCAAAATTCATAAAGAAATTGTTGATTATAAAATATGTTTTGTGATATTAGTTGTCAATAAATGCAACTTTATCTTTTCACTCTATATCTTTTTCAAGTAAGTTATAAAGTTTTAACAAAATTTCTTCACTTCTTTCAAGTATTTTGATTATCTTTTGTGCATTTTCATTTTTGAGAATTTCGTCGGGAAAATGTCTTAATTGTGACTGTGCTAAAGTGAATTTTCTAGAATTTACAATTGCCTTTGCAATCACATGTACTTGTGGGATAGAAATATCTAACCCTTTAGCTAAAGCATAAATTTCGGTTTCATTCAATTCAGATTCTTCAACTACTTTTGCAATATATTTCTTATTATTGATTTCGAAATATAAGTTTTGGTTTACATCTAAACATAAATTAATATCTTTTCCGCTTTGTGAAAAAAACATTAATCTTTTATTATGTTCGTCGTAAGGGGCGAGCATTTTATTTTTATACATAACGACTCCATTATTTACTCTTCTTCTAATTCTTAAAGAAAAATCGTAAATATTTGAACTAGGATCGTTTTTGATAAATTTGCTTTCTTTATTACCTTCTGTTTTTTGAAAATGTCTATTATATTCATCAATAATTTCTTCGCTTCTTTTATTTAACTTTTCAATAGAATCAATACCTTTATTTTTAAATAAATAAGGGTAATAATTTTGAGCACTAGCAAAAGATCTTTCCACATTTGGCTTATCTTTAGGGTTAGACGACACAAATAAAGTAATTCCTCTATCGATTAAAGCCTCTTCAAACATTGTGTATGTTTTTTCCGAACCTCAAAAAGTTCTTCTACGATCTGTTGTTATATTTGAAGGAAATCCATATTTTTTAAAGAGTTTATCAATTAGCTTTTGGTATCCCACATTTGTTTCTTGCTCTTCACATTGAAGTTCAAGTAATTTACCTGTAGCTGAATCAATTGCGTGGTAAATGAAAACTTTTTTATCCCCGAAAAATATTTCTTGACAAGCATCTAATTCAACATTTTCACCAAATTTTAAATGTATATTTTTAGCTTGATAAACGCTTTTTCTTTTCTTCTCACGTTCATCTATTTCTAAAGAACCAATTCTTGTGAAAAGTGAAGTTTTTTCACCAATTTCTTGTTCAAGCAATCTTCTAATTTTTCTAGATTCTCTTTTACCTTTTCTTGTCATTTGGATGTTAATGAAACCTTGCTTTTTAACTCTTCTAAAAGCTTGTGAATAACTAATATTAAAACTTTGTTTTACTTTTTCATAATAATAAAGTCAAAAAGGAGCGGTGTTAATAGTTGCTTTTTTAGGAAAAAATTCTTCAGAAAAATCGTAATAATCACACATAATTTTATTTATAGTTTCATCATTATATTTGAGTGCATTTTCATTTTTTCTACCTTTGTGAGCAACGTTAAAAGTACCATTTTCTATAAATGGTTTTATTTCTTGTTTGTATCTAATTATTGTTCTGACGCTGACGTGATACATCCTAGCAAGTTCTTTGTTTGTTCTTTTGTTTCAAAACCTTATAATACCTGCTATTATTTGAGCCTTTCTTTCTTCGTAATAGCTCATTTTTTTATGTGTTGTTATTTTAAACACACCCATAGTCACTCCTTTATCAATTAAAATTTTATCTAAGATGTAGATTTTTAATTTAAAACTCAAGGGTGTGACATTTCGTTTGCTATTTAATAAATTATTACTTAAAAAATAGTGTTTATACAAAAAGTAGTTTTATAGTATAATATACATACAATTTATAACGTTATAAAATACATAAAGGAGCAATTATGGCTAGAGAAGGATTCACATTAGCATGTACAGAATGCAAAATGGAAAATTACATTTCTAAAAAGAACAAAAAAAATCACCCAGAAAAATTAGAAACTAAAAAATATTGTTCAAAATGTAATGCTCACCAACTTCACAAAGAGAAAAAATAATAAATTTACATAGCGTTTGCTATGTTTTTTATACAAAAAAATCGGACGCTTCCGATTTTTTTCTTATCCCTATTTTTGTTTTTTGCTATTGCAAAAACTAGATAGCCCTAGTGCTTTAAATCTTCTGAAAAGTTGAACATAACTAATGTCAATTTTATCTTGAAGATAATCACGATAATATTGTTTTAATGGCACACATTTAAAATTATTTTGTGTGTTGCAAAAGTTTTGATACTCCATAAATATTTGATTTAATTCTTCTGATGAATATTTAGAAGCATTTGCATTCTTTCTATTTTTATGAAGAACTAAAATCTCTTCCCCTTTTTCAATTTTAATTCTTCATTTGCGTACAGACTCAGGTGATACACCTAGCTTTTTAGCAATTTTCACATTTGATCAATCTTTGTGTTCTTCTAAAAATCTAAGCCTTTTCGTGAGTTTACGCTCATATTCTGTACTTTTACGTTTTAATAATTTGATCATAAACTTATTTCCTTTTTTATTTTTTTATAATTATAACTGTAAAAAAGACATTATAGAACATTTTAAATTGAATTATTGAAAATTTCCACACAAAAAAGTTAGAAAATAATTTTATTTATGCAATTTTTAGAAAATTTTAACCCCATTTACTGGTTATAGGCTTCAAAAGTATAAATTTTCTTGCTATTTTCCCCACAAAATTATGAAAATATTATAAAAATCAGATTTTTTATAACTTTTATTTTTTAAATTTTATTTATTATGTCAATTCTGGCATATTTCACGGATTAATTATTGTAAAAATCAATTTTAAATGTAATATTTTTTATTGCTATTCTCTACCTTTGTGCTATAATAATATAGCTTGTTAAGCAAGATATATAAAAAATTAAAATTTTCAAAAAAATGTTTTGAGATTTTAAAATAATATGCTATAATAATTAAGCAAATAAATGCGAGTATAGTTTAATGGCAGAACTTCAGCCTTCCAAGCTGACTATGAGGGTTCGATTCCCTTTACTCGCTCCATTTCATTTTTATGACCGAAAAAGAACCTAATGGTTCTTTTTTTTTTTTTTTATTTTCTCAAATAAAAATGATATAAAAAATACCTTTAATAAGGCATTAGTTTTCTGAGTTAATTTTTCTTAAAATTTCATCAATTTTAAATCCATTAGCACTAACATCATCAATTTTGAAGACAATTTGAGGCACTTTTCTCCAATCTAATCTTTTGGCAAGAATGCTTCTTACATAACCAGCTGCGTTATTTAATGCTTCGATTCCTTTGTTTTGATTACCAGAAAGGTTAACAAAAACTTTAAGGTGTGAAAGATCTGATGAAAGAACTACATCCATTACAATAGGATCCACAACGTTTGCGTTTTTGATTCCATTTGCTAAAATATCAGCTACAATTTGATGAGCTTGTGATTCTTTTCTTTTTAAGTTAATTTCATTCATATATTAATTATAACAATATAAAAGAAAACTCTCTAAGTTTTTTAACTTAGAGAGAATGAAAACTAAACTAATTTATCGAAAATATCATCACCAGTTTCAGTTACAATTTCTGCACCAAAGTTTCTAGCAACAATATTACCAAGAGTTCCTAAACCATTGAAGTTTTCAAGTGTTTTAGGTTTTTTAAATGATTTAGAATAAATTGTAGCTGGTAAGAATTCACGTGTATGGTTAAATCCAGGATAAGCAGGATCATTTCCGTGGTCACTTGTCATAATTAATAAATCATCTTCTCTTAATACATTAATTAATTTAGCTAATTTGATGTCTAAATCAGCAATGTTTTGAGCAAAACCATGTACATTTCTTCTGTGTCCATAGTGCGAATCAAATTGCACTAAGTTTGTAAAGATAAATTTGTTTTCTGTATCTTCTTGAGCAAGTTCGATTGTGATATCCATTCCTTTAGCATCACTACCACTTGGAATGTGTCTTGAAATCCCTTGTCCTACGAAAATATCATTGATTTTACCTACCGAAATAACTTCAACACCTTGTTTTTGAAGTTCATTTAAAATCATTTCTTTTGGTTTATTTGCATAATCATGACGGTTGAATGTTCTAGTATAATTTCCTTCTTCACCTATGTATGGACGAGCAATAATTCTACCTACGTTTCATTCGGGTCTACTTGAACAAATTTCTCTTGCCGCTTTAGCATATTTATATAAATTATCTAAACCTGTTCATTCCTCATGAGCACAAATTTGTAAAACAGAGTCCATTGAAGTATAAACAATAATTGAACCATTGTTTTTTTCTTCATGAGCAAGTTCATTAATAATATCTGTACCAGAAGCTGCTTTATTACCTACAATTTTCCGTCCATCAAATGCTTTTTCTAATTCAGCAATTAATTCTTTTGGGAACCCATCTTCAAAGAAAGTAGGAAAAGGAACAAGGGTTTTAATCCCCATCATTTCTCAGTGTCCTGCAAGTGTGTCTTTAGCGTTTGACACCTCTTGAACTTTAGCCATGTAAGCTAATTGATTTTTTGTATGATAATTACCATTTAAATTTGTGATGTTACCAATACCTAATTTTTTTCAAGTATCAATTTTGAATTCATCTGCAAATGAAGCAGATCTAATTGTATTAGCACCAGCATCACCAAATGCTTTTTGATCGCGATCAGGTCCAATTCCTAAACCATCTGTAACAATCATAAAAACACGTTTAAATTTAGCCATTTTGACTCCTTAAATATATTGAATATATAAAACTTATATATATTATTAATTTTAAACTTTTTTATTTCAATTAATTTAAATATTTTTGACTTTATTTGTGTAAAATGTAATATAAATATTGCAAAAAGATTAAAAAAGGAGCTAAAAAATGGCAAAAATTTTATTTTTTGATGGAAACTTAATTAATAACGAAAATTCATTTTCTAAAAACGTAACAAACTTTGTTTATGACGAATATGTAAAAAATAATTCTAATGATGAAGTATTACGTTTTGATTTGAACGAAACACACTCAAAAGTATTTTTAAACAAAAATAATATGGCTACTTATTGACAAGAAGTCGAATCTGATAAGTGAATCGATTTATTAAAAAGCGCAGATAAAGTAGTAATTTCTTGTTCAATGACAAACTTTGGGCCAACTGTAGTTGTGAAAAACTTTATTGATTCAATCGCTGTTGCAAATAAAACTTTTAGTTATAAATATTCTAAAAAAGGTGAAGCAATTGGTTTTTTAAATAACTTAAAAGTACTTATCATCGCTTCACAAGGAGCGCCAAG is part of the Mycoplasmopsis gallinacea genome and harbors:
- a CDS encoding aminopeptidase P family protein, producing the protein MNRSRLDKLFTEHSVDAYISEAPQTRLWFAGVQTSDGLIVIEKDKATLFVDGRYIEYAQNHAKNVDIVLMQGNSTKEWFAKKGFKKIALDNNYLVKQVQDRILYYTGKDVQIHWVDAQELRIVKDEKEIETLQKAINISLKAYDKLMEWLKPGVTEKEAAAYLNYQLKLNGCQKEGFTEIIATGANSAEPHHHPTDKVIENNTLLKVDFGGEYNGYTADITRTIILGGEENAKDPKMVEILNIVKEAAAAGRKAVRPGIKTSEIDKICRDYIAEKGYGKYFVHSTGHGLGIDVHEYPNVGATSNFVLEPGMVITVEPGIYIEGLGGARIEDDVLVTENGHRVLTRPNE
- a CDS encoding LacI family DNA-binding transcriptional regulator, whose amino-acid sequence is MKKQISYKDISEMAGVSISTISRCYNNGYVSKKTKEKIESVVKQHRYYPNHGARMIRGKDHSVFVIMPEWEQNVSLAITSGIVQACKKNGRRVNTTYTGISTEEYIETIRYILSWRPTSIVLFVANYDIKLFDFLKDIDDVSIVVFGHEVPGLNWIKVDEKKGFEEVTLKFIREVQDKSKILFLADKKINSQQMQERYEGFVQSCEASNVEYIRKEVNTKDGNDLNSIIRFIRAEGISNVVCSSHEIYIVLANLAGNSLRLTDIGYKSIYDYIKHYKAKVFIDYPLIGVEIEKMILLNNVDGITQEKKIKARII
- a CDS encoding potassium channel family protein, which encodes MKLTNFLKKYFNLEILSDIVWSNPEINEKYDKIKNEIKFAKLSYACLIVFVCSISFASLFNLNSLGSFGKSLVFIGQILSFFVFCFDYCAHLITYRFKVTSPLKIKYSLLFFPISFIGILLLLCVFSSVHALSLIGVNMDGKGFFGVLKGLNILKIFRIFLVFKLIAPFRIIINVFEKQRKLLTYIFLFIIILIILFGLIIWNNELEYVNQLRENFLDDNVKSQNNTIFIFANKEFANKEAAIEAAKNSADYQAIGAGYIDNFIDAIYFSTITLTTIGYGDFSPHAPISKALVSVMALLGLAIIAIPSGIIAGSFLTDIQSHLQNKKPSKLFGRKNKEEPKEENKEIQIKEKEEQKND
- a CDS encoding deoxyribonuclease IV, with translation MIKLGSHVSFKKPDYLHGAAAESYSNKANTMMIYLGAPQTSKRVDTSEYQLDKYEELFEKYIAKEDIIVHAPYIVNPANPEKTTFACNFLIEEIQRMNYIGAKYLVLHPGAYTVFSPQEGLDTLIENLQYILENTKDVVICIETMSGKGTEIGIDFEQMRYVLDWINNDRVQICLDTCHVWDAGYDIKNYEKFKQELIEWDLLKHIKVIHLNDSKNDKGSQKDRHENIGKGKIGLETLKAIVHDKDFDNIPIILETPWSDFGPIYKEEIELLLKK
- the rpmG gene encoding 50S ribosomal protein L33, whose protein sequence is MAREGFTLACTECKMENYISKKNKKNHPEKLETKKYCSKCNAHQLHKEKK
- a CDS encoding COG3415 family protein, which codes for MIKLLKRKSTEYERKLTKRLRFLEEHKDWSNVKIAKKLGVSPESVRKWRIKIEKGEEILVLHKNRKNANASKYSSEELNQIFMEYQNFCNTQNNFKCVPLKQYYRDYLQDKIDISYVQLFRRFKALGLSSFCNSKKQK
- the rbfA gene encoding 30S ribosome-binding factor RbfA, which translates into the protein MNEINLKRKESQAHQIVADILANGIKNANVVDPIVMDVVLSSDLSHLKVFVNLSGNQNKGIEALNNAAGYVRSILAKRLDWRKVPQIVFKIDDVSANGFKIDEILRKINSEN
- a CDS encoding phosphopentomutase; protein product: MAKFKRVFMIVTDGLGIGPDRDQKAFGDAGANTIRSASFADEFKIDTWKKLGIGNITNLNGNYHTKNQLAYMAKVQEVSNAKDTLAGHWEMMGIKTLVPFPTFFEDGFPKELIAELEKAFDGRKIVGNKAASGTDIINELAHEEKNNGSIIVYTSMDSVLQICAHEEWTGLDNLYKYAKAAREICSSRPEWNVGRIIARPYIGEEGNYTRTFNRHDYANKPKEMILNELQKQGVEVISVGKINDIFVGQGISRHIPSGSDAKGMDITIELAQEDTENKFIFTNLVQFDSHYGHRRNVHGFAQNIADLDIKLAKLINVLREDDLLIMTSDHGNDPAYPGFNHTREFLPATIYSKSFKKPKTLENFNGLGTLGNIVARNFGAEIVTETGDDIFDKLV
- a CDS encoding FMN-dependent NADH-azoreductase, giving the protein MAKILFFDGNLINNENSFSKNVTNFVYDEYVKNNSNDEVLRFDLNETHSKVFLNKNNMATYWQEVESDKWIDLLKSADKVVISCSMTNFGPTVVVKNFIDSIAVANKTFSYKYSKKGEAIGFLNNLKVLIIASQGAPRDWYTWGSHIEWLKGTWNFLGANKVETIEIAGTKVEPISKMTPAEYLKSREAELQELVKNF